A portion of the Terriglobia bacterium genome contains these proteins:
- a CDS encoding STAS domain-containing protein gives MIKISKKERDKGKTIELKIEGKICGAWAQEFKQTCIQILGEDVQRLILDFSSVTSIDREGLNLLKKVDCPRIEIVGCNLFLNDLIQGTKLKQSKIEADPQAGSAHSAPKGVRGGGRISR, from the coding sequence ATGATTAAGATTTCAAAAAAGGAAAGGGATAAAGGAAAGACGATCGAGCTCAAAATCGAGGGCAAAATCTGCGGGGCTTGGGCGCAGGAATTCAAGCAAACCTGCATTCAAATCCTGGGGGAAGACGTTCAGCGACTCATTCTGGACTTTTCATCAGTGACCAGCATCGACCGTGAGGGGTTGAATTTACTGAAGAAAGTGGATTGTCCCCGGATAGAAATTGTCGGCTGCAACCTGTTTCTCAATGACCTGATTCAAGGGACGAAGTTGAAGCAGTCGAAGATCGAGGCAGATCCCCAAGCCGGATCAGCCCATTCGGCTCCCAAGGGAGTTCGAGGTGGTGGAAGAATTTCTCGATGA
- a CDS encoding TolC family protein, which produces MSNLWTSMVQQYQILGFEGVVITLLILIGNLLLEQWRRYRRSWGVAGPFPVPVRAVQILMVGTILVLGVNLPAYSQSSSPTQRPSSAQPAAQSPQSLTLRQAVEMALENNTQVQLSAEEIQAAKGRSNQARAALLPNLDGQVSQSNITINLKAQGIDFSKIPIPGFSSFGALVGPFDRFDARAFLQQNLFNFAAIRQYQAARISHKVSTLEAERVRRDTIATVSALYYGVLQAAAHIDATQANIRLNESLLELAVHQKDAGTGTAVDVTRAQVQLAQQRQRLLSDEVDYEDARLRLLKAMGKDVSMDVQLVDTLTLRDEPILSMPEALTISKENRVELQSQTEREHAARLQLSSVKAERYPSVGFFADYGSSGLTPGDSALATRTYGVAATLPIFDGGRREGRIAEQSARTREEAIRLTDVKQQVEVEVRLALKTLESTRQQVAVSEENLKLSQTELELARDRFQEGVTNNIEVVNAQTSLEQARDRRIEALYLFNLARVNLDRALGQVEKIYQ; this is translated from the coding sequence ATGTCTAACCTCTGGACCTCGATGGTGCAGCAGTACCAGATCCTGGGCTTTGAAGGCGTCGTGATCACGCTTTTGATCCTCATCGGGAATCTACTACTGGAACAGTGGCGGCGGTATCGGAGGTCCTGGGGAGTGGCGGGACCGTTTCCAGTGCCCGTCCGGGCCGTGCAGATCCTGATGGTAGGCACGATTCTGGTGCTTGGGGTCAACCTCCCGGCATATTCGCAGAGCTCGTCTCCGACCCAGCGCCCTTCCTCCGCTCAGCCGGCAGCACAATCTCCTCAATCGCTTACTTTGCGTCAGGCGGTCGAGATGGCGCTCGAGAACAATACCCAGGTCCAACTCAGTGCGGAGGAAATACAAGCCGCAAAAGGGCGATCGAACCAGGCGCGGGCCGCTCTTCTGCCGAATTTGGATGGCCAAGTGTCCCAGTCCAATATAACCATAAACCTCAAAGCCCAAGGCATCGATTTTTCCAAGATTCCGATTCCTGGATTCAGCAGTTTTGGGGCGCTGGTCGGGCCCTTCGATCGATTTGATGCTCGTGCTTTCCTGCAGCAGAATTTGTTCAACTTCGCGGCCATCCGTCAGTATCAGGCCGCGCGCATCAGCCACAAAGTTTCAACCCTGGAGGCCGAGCGGGTTCGGCGAGACACGATTGCGACGGTGTCGGCACTCTATTACGGGGTCTTGCAGGCAGCGGCTCACATCGATGCCACTCAGGCGAATATCCGTTTGAACGAGAGCTTGCTGGAATTGGCAGTCCATCAAAAGGACGCCGGCACGGGGACGGCGGTGGATGTCACCCGCGCACAGGTGCAACTCGCCCAGCAACGGCAGCGTTTGCTGAGTGATGAAGTCGATTACGAGGACGCCCGGCTGAGGTTACTGAAGGCGATGGGGAAAGACGTTTCCATGGATGTCCAACTGGTGGATACCCTGACGCTTCGGGACGAGCCGATCCTGAGCATGCCCGAAGCGCTCACGATTTCGAAGGAGAACCGGGTGGAGCTGCAGTCACAGACGGAGCGGGAGCACGCCGCCCGATTGCAGTTGAGTTCGGTCAAGGCCGAACGGTATCCCTCGGTGGGTTTTTTTGCGGATTATGGGTCCAGCGGGTTGACCCCCGGCGACTCCGCTCTTGCAACACGCACCTATGGGGTTGCTGCGACCCTGCCCATTTTCGATGGAGGACGCCGGGAAGGGCGAATTGCGGAACAGTCGGCGCGAACCAGGGAAGAGGCCATCCGGTTGACGGATGTCAAACAACAAGTGGAAGTGGAGGTTCGCCTCGCCTTGAAGACCCTGGAATCGACCCGTCAACAGGTGGCTGTGTCGGAAGAAAACCTGAAGTTATCGCAGACTGAACTGGAACTTGCCCGCGACCGGTTCCAGGAGGGCGTCACGAACAATATTGAAGTGGTCAATGCCCAAACCTCCCTCGAACAGGCCCGCGACCGAAGGATCGAAGCGCTGTATCTGTTCAATCTGGCCCGCGTCAATCTGGATCGGGCATTGGGTCAGGTGGAGAAAATTTATCAGTAA